One stretch of bacterium DNA includes these proteins:
- a CDS encoding MBL fold metallo-hydrolase, producing MKISFYGAAQTVTGSRFLIETPEKKVLVDCGLFQGPRIWKERNWAKLPFEPAGLDCVVLTHAHIDHAGFLPRFAKLGFRGPVICTPATADLLSLLLPDSGHIQEEDAAFANKKKYTRHDPALPLYTEEDAKKVLEQLQQLEYYKPVQLSSNLSFSFLRAGHILGSAMIEFRYRDKTILFTGDLGRPSQFLIKRPDEVRSADYLVMESTYGNRLHQRVDVKKKLTELIKRTFANGGSVLVPAFAIGRTQELLFLLRNLVENGQIPKLPIFVDSPMAIDAMSIYNHHRSDSSKELEHLQLRDDTPFQWDGVRPLRTVQDSMSLNTRTQPCIIISASGMASAGRILHHLKRRISEHFNTVLFIGFQAEGTKGRLLVDGIKEIKVHGKQYPVEAKIEYLDALSCHADYEEILQWLQNFQRPPEKVFLVHGETSASQSLSQKIAESYGWNVHVPVYMESVDL from the coding sequence ATGAAAATTAGCTTTTATGGTGCAGCACAGACCGTTACCGGTTCCCGCTTTCTAATTGAAACCCCGGAAAAGAAAGTTCTCGTTGATTGCGGCTTGTTTCAGGGACCGCGCATCTGGAAAGAGCGGAACTGGGCAAAGCTTCCCTTTGAGCCGGCTGGTCTCGATTGCGTGGTGCTCACGCATGCGCATATTGATCATGCAGGTTTCTTGCCCCGCTTTGCAAAACTTGGCTTTCGCGGTCCGGTAATTTGCACACCCGCGACAGCGGACCTGCTCTCGCTGCTTCTGCCGGATTCCGGACACATCCAGGAAGAAGACGCCGCTTTCGCAAACAAAAAGAAATATACAAGGCACGATCCTGCCCTTCCTTTATATACAGAAGAGGACGCAAAAAAAGTTTTGGAGCAGCTTCAGCAGCTCGAATATTACAAACCGGTTCAGTTGTCCAGCAATCTCTCGTTCAGTTTTCTCCGCGCCGGACACATCCTGGGTTCTGCCATGATTGAATTCCGGTATCGCGACAAGACAATCCTCTTTACCGGCGACCTTGGCAGACCTTCCCAATTCCTCATTAAACGGCCGGATGAAGTTCGTTCCGCTGATTATCTTGTGATGGAATCCACGTACGGAAACCGTTTGCATCAAAGGGTCGATGTTAAGAAAAAGCTGACTGAGCTGATCAAACGAACTTTTGCTAATGGGGGAAGCGTTCTGGTACCTGCGTTCGCCATCGGCAGAACGCAAGAACTGCTGTTCCTGCTCCGCAATCTGGTAGAGAATGGCCAGATTCCGAAACTTCCTATTTTTGTGGACAGCCCTATGGCAATCGATGCGATGTCCATTTACAACCATCATCGTTCCGATTCTTCTAAAGAATTAGAACATTTGCAATTGAGAGACGATACCCCATTCCAATGGGATGGAGTTCGTCCGTTGAGGACAGTTCAGGATTCTATGAGTCTGAACACACGAACCCAGCCTTGCATCATCATTTCAGCAAGCGGGATGGCAAGCGCCGGGAGAATCCTGCATCATTTAAAACGCAGAATCAGCGAGCATTTCAACACTGTATTATTCATTGGATTTCAAGCGGAAGGGACAAAAGGGAGACTCCTTGTGGACGGAATCAAGGAGATTAAGGTGCACGGCAAACAATACCCTGTCGAAGCGAAGATCGAATATTTGGACGCGCTATCGTGCCATGCGGATTACGAAGAGATTTTGCAGTGGCTCCAGAACTTTCAGCGTCCGCCGGAAAAAGTCTTTCTTGTTCACGGAGAGACTTCCGCAAGCCAAAGTCTGTCGCAGAAAATTGCAGAAAGTTACGGCTGGAACGTTCATGTGCCTGTATATATGGAATCGGTTGACTTGTAG